A stretch of Bordetella genomosp. 13 DNA encodes these proteins:
- a CDS encoding SDR family oxidoreductase, with protein MNKLTVVIIGGRSDIGLALAHRFARMGHPIVLAARHADDLQDRLTDLSVRYGVAAQAREVDVLRPESFGAFLDGLPADTGIAISVVGLMPDQQAIERDPPAVQRTVDSNFTGPMLLLEMAAHRYAAARLPGAAVIGISSVAGDRGRARNYWYGAAKAAFSAGLSGLRQRHARHGLLVMTVKPGFVSTRMTAGMQLPPALTDTPQQVAELVYQGYCKRRMVVYPWKWRLIMTIIQLIPERVFSRMKF; from the coding sequence ATGAACAAGCTGACCGTAGTCATCATTGGCGGGCGCTCGGACATCGGTCTGGCGCTGGCGCATCGGTTTGCCCGCATGGGGCACCCCATCGTGCTGGCGGCTCGGCATGCCGACGATCTGCAGGACAGGCTGACGGACCTGTCGGTGCGATACGGGGTGGCCGCGCAGGCGCGCGAGGTCGACGTGCTGCGGCCGGAGAGCTTCGGCGCGTTCCTCGACGGCTTGCCGGCCGATACCGGCATCGCGATCTCGGTGGTGGGATTGATGCCGGACCAGCAGGCCATCGAGCGGGATCCGCCGGCGGTGCAGCGCACGGTGGATTCCAATTTCACGGGCCCCATGCTCCTGCTGGAGATGGCCGCGCATCGCTACGCCGCCGCACGGCTGCCGGGGGCGGCGGTGATCGGCATCAGTTCGGTGGCGGGCGACCGCGGCCGGGCGCGCAACTACTGGTATGGCGCGGCCAAGGCCGCATTCAGCGCAGGCTTGTCCGGGTTGCGGCAGCGGCATGCGCGGCACGGGCTGCTGGTCATGACTGTGAAGCCGGGTTTCGTCAGCACGCGCATGACCGCCGGCATGCAGCTGCCGCCGGCGCTGACGGACACGCCGCAGCAGGTGGCCGAGCTGGTCTACCAGGGCTATTGCAAGCGGCGCATGGTGGTGTACCCGTGGAAATGGCGGCTCATCATGACGATCATCCAGCTCATTCCCGAACGCGTTTTCTCGCGCATGAAGTTCTAG